One segment of Castanea sativa cultivar Marrone di Chiusa Pesio chromosome 3, ASM4071231v1 DNA contains the following:
- the LOC142627683 gene encoding uncharacterized protein LOC142627683 yields MCGTTPWVAPSIAPIHPLILSPYQIDYGKDIQFSNCVLCNESRNQYTYRCFRCDFNLHSACASLSPTAMEEAEFHDHPLTPFLKSCTFTCDLCGKEGKGTPYLCHLCSFWVHGRCATFPRIIKVVRHKHLLHLTHSSPKFHTHSSPEFHQSDSRFCQICVQKVDTRYGLYYCSRCDFVAHLNCAIDRRNKVNINLHEFKYLDEVPELDELADSATYEVKKSNMKEDGTQIGEEIKHISHEHDLKLTNEVLNNQICDGCVRAILPPYYSCVKCQFFLHESCVKLPPKKRHPLHQPPLILLPMKPSKYFWCDACSQKCNGFSYKCETCWFRLDVQCSLISDILTHECHEHPLILSYITHKQKCSCCSKESDQVFRCTSCEFALDYKCATLPHTIRYNQHEHPFTLCYRLEDDSGEYYCDICEEERDSKHWFYYCEDCSCPAHIECILGECPNYKFGGVYTFDCHPHPVTLVEKTKDHPPCHICNKPCKIFIYQCVQCNFNMHESCALEG; encoded by the coding sequence ATGTGCGGAACTACCCCTTGGGTTGCACCATCCATTGCACCCATCCATCCTCTTATTCTCTCTCCCTATCAGATAGATTATGGCAAAGACATTCAATTTAGCAATTGCGTACTCTGCAATGAATCTCGCAACCAATACACTTATCGGTGTTTCCGCTGCGACTTCAACCTTCACTCCGCATGCGCTTCTTTAAGCCCCACCGCCATGGAGGAAGCTGAATTCCACGACCACCCTTTGACCCCCTTTTTGAAGTCTTGCACATTCACTTGCGACCTTTGCGGCAAAGAAGGCAAAGGTACGCCCTACCTGTGTCATCTATGCAGTTTCTGGGTTCATGGAAGATGTGCTACTTTCCCACGCATAATTAAAGTTGTGCGTCACAAGCACCTCCTCCACCTCACCCATTCCTCTCCTAAATTTCACACCCATTCCTCTCCTGAATTTCATCAATCCGACTCCCGATTTTGTCAAATCTGTGTTCAAAAAGTGGATACACGCTATGGGCTTTACTATTGCTCTAGATGCGATTTCGTTGCCCACCTCAATTGTGCTATTGACCGCAGAAACAAGGTGAACATAAATTTGCatgaatttaaatatttggATGAAGTTCCAGAGCTGGATGAATTGGCTGACTCAGCAACTTACGAAGTCAAAAAATCCAATATGAAGGAGGACGGAACTCAAATAGGCGAAGAAATTAAACACATCAGTCACGAGCATGACTTAAAGCTCACGAATGAGGTTCTAAATAACCAAATATGTGATGGGTGCGTAAGAGCCATTCTCCCTCCGTATTATAGTTGTGTAAAGTGTCAATTCTTTCTTCATGAATCTTGTGTTAAATTACCCCCAAAAAAACGACATCCACTTCATCAACCCCCACTCATCctcctcccaatgaaaccaagtAAGTATTTTTGGTGTGATGCTTGTTCTCAGAAATGCAATGGCTTCAGCTATAAGTGTGAGACATGCTGGTTTCGTCTAGATGTTCAATGTAGTTTGATCTCAGACATCCTTACCCACGAATGTCATGAGCATCCACTTATCCTCTCCTACATCACACACAAACAGAAATGCAGTTGCTGTAGTAAGGAAAGCGACCAAGTATTCCGTTGTACCAGTTGTGAATTTGCACTAGACTATAAATGCGCTACACTACCACATACAATAAGGTACAACCAACATGAGCATCCCTTCACTCTATGTTATAGACTCGAAGATGACTCTGGTGAATATTATTGTGATATTTGTGAAGAAGAACGAGACTCAAAACATTGGTTCTACTATTGTGAAGATTGTAGTTGTCCTGCTCATATAGAATGTATTCTTGGAGAATGCCCAAATTACAAGTTTGGAGGTGTTTACACATTTGACTGCCACCCACACCCCGTTACTCTCGTGGAGAAAACTAAAGACCACCCGCCATGTCACATATGTAATAAgccttgcaaaatttttatctATCAATGTGTCCAATGTAATTTTAACATGCACGAATCTTGTGCATTGGAAGGGTAA
- the LOC142627553 gene encoding uncharacterized protein LOC142627553, with amino-acid sequence MPFLCNTCGSWIHRTCAYQYPRKVKVVRHKHLLHLTHSSLEFHQPDSRFCQICVRKVDTRYGLYYCSRCNFVAHLDCAIAEENREDIDWSKFEDEDPEVDESIDSAAPYEVKKFNVGDDKTQIDTKISHFSHEHDLNLTDEVQNSQKCNGCSRAIVPPFYSCAKCSFSLHKSCANLPKKKRHPLHQHPLILIPMEPSEDFRCRACKRDCNGFSYTCEGCYFNLDVQCSLISDILVHEGHEHQLILSTTTYQQNCTSCNSESNQIFRCTVCEFALDFKCATLPYTTRYRQHEHPFSLCYTVEDDSNEYYCDICEEERDPKHWFYYCVDCNYPAHPNCILGGFIFGDNTNWKFGNSYEADFHPHPLTFIEETKDNPQCHNCGDPCSEFIFQCAPCNFYIHDRCLMNG; translated from the coding sequence ATGCCCTTCTTGTGTAATACATGTGGTTCCTGGATTCATAGAACATGTGCTTATCAATACCCACGCAAAGTCAAAGTTGTGCGTCACAAGCACCTTCTCCACCTCACCCATTCTTCTCTTGAATTCCATCAACCCGACTCCCGATTTTGTCAAATATGTGTTCGAAAAGTGGACACACGCTATGGGCTTTACTATTGCTCTAGATGCAATTTCGTTGCCCACCTTGATTGTGCTATAGCCGAGGAAAACAGGGAGGATATAGATTGGTCAAAATTTGAAGATGAGGATCCAGAGGTCGATGAGTCCATTGACTCAGCAGCACCTTACGAAGTCAAAAAATTCAATGTGGGGGATGACAAAACTCAAATagacacaaaaatttcacactTTAGTCACGAGCATGATTTAAATCTTACTGATGAGGTTCAAAATAGCCAAAAATGCAATGGGTGCTCACGAGCCATTGTCCCTCCCTTTTATAGTTGTGCCAAGTGTAGCTTCTCTCTTCATAAATCTTGTGctaatttacccaagaaaaAGCGACATCCACTTCATCAACATCCACTCATCCTCATCCCAATGGAACCAAGTGAGGATTTTAGGTGTCGTGCCTGTAAGCGGGATTGTAATGGCTTCTCCTATACATGTGAAGGGTGCTACTTTAATCTCGATGTTCAGTGTAGTTTGATCTCAGACATCCTTGTCCACGAAGGTCATGAGCACCAACTTATCCTCTCTACCACAACATATCAACAGAATTGCACTAGTTGTAATTCTGAAAGTAACCAAATATTTCGTTGTACCGTTTGTGAATTTGCTCTCGACTTCAAATGCGCTACGCTACCATATACCACCAGGTACAGACAACACGAGCATCCTTTCTCTCTTTGTTATACTGTTGAAGATGACTCTAATGAGTATTATTGTGATATCTGTGAAGAAGAACGAGATCCAAAACATTGGTTCTATTACTGTGTAGATTGTAATTATCCTGCTCATCCTAATTGCATTCTTGGGGGATTCATTTTTGGGGATAACACAAATTGGAAGTTTGGGAATTCTTACGAAGCTGATTTTCATCCACACCCCCTTACTTTCATTGAGGAAACTAAGGACAACCCTCAATGCCACAATTGTGGTGATCCTTGTAGTGAGTTTATCTTTCAATGTGCCCCATGTAATTTCTACATCCACGATAGATGTTTAATGAATGGataa